The Gemmatimonadota bacterium genome contains a region encoding:
- the lnt gene encoding apolipoprotein N-acyltransferase: MNTGDSMAQDNTWGWRLVLGYPILSGLLMAAAFPPLPLGFLACISLLPLIPVAENLRGRVAFGAGFLQGVVFYGASVYWIAWITPPGMAGAILYMSLFRGLFVWLWAFAMARVGRLGLWMVPFLWVGFEYFNTLGDMGFPWMLLGHSQVDYLPLIQIAEATGVYGVSFWVVVVNLIAFKALESARRDLMVGALVLAFALPAGFGLWRMAEPVAEGDLKVAIVQQNVPPVEKSYWGFDHNFNKLEPLTIQAAESGTRLVVWSEAALPAYLKRDDASHQAYQAQVQALVDSLGIYLYMGANRFEAAARDRYYNSSFLFEPGGGDLPHYDKVKVVPFGERAPFPKLLGFLRDFQWSGGGYISGDFESGTALTVFEVPGGKFSGMICFDSVFPWLARDMMVRGAEFLVVITNDGWYGRTSAPYQHADIATFRAVENRRWVVRCANTGVSMFIDPYGRQEQKTGLFHEAVVAGTIAPSNEQTLYMRFGDLFSQLCGVIALMGLAVSAIRRPREVEEDVAPPEGTVPAIMPDRDEEDLPDEGKPMPFLDHLEELRWRILKGLAAIIIGAVFCGIFVNEILDVLIHPTRELEDKMILQTLRPMGMFMVKLQIALVGGGILALPFLIFQIWMFVAPGLFASERRFVT, encoded by the coding sequence ATGAACACAGGTGATAGTATGGCGCAGGACAATACGTGGGGTTGGCGGTTGGTGCTCGGGTATCCGATTTTGTCGGGTCTGCTGATGGCAGCGGCTTTTCCTCCTTTGCCGCTCGGTTTTTTGGCTTGTATCAGTTTGTTGCCTCTGATTCCCGTTGCCGAAAATCTGCGTGGGCGCGTGGCTTTTGGCGCGGGTTTTTTGCAGGGTGTGGTTTTTTACGGTGCGAGTGTTTATTGGATTGCGTGGATTACCCCCCCGGGTATGGCGGGGGCAATTTTGTATATGTCGCTTTTTCGGGGGCTGTTTGTGTGGTTGTGGGCGTTTGCAATGGCGCGCGTTGGCAGGCTGGGGTTGTGGATGGTGCCTTTTTTGTGGGTGGGGTTTGAATATTTTAATACGCTGGGCGATATGGGTTTTCCGTGGATGCTCCTCGGGCATAGCCAGGTGGATTATTTGCCTTTGATCCAGATTGCAGAGGCGACAGGGGTTTACGGGGTGTCGTTCTGGGTGGTGGTGGTTAATCTGATTGCGTTTAAGGCATTGGAAAGTGCGCGGCGAGACTTGATGGTTGGTGCTCTGGTTCTGGCTTTTGCACTGCCAGCGGGATTTGGTTTGTGGCGTATGGCAGAGCCGGTTGCCGAGGGCGATTTGAAGGTTGCCATTGTGCAGCAAAATGTGCCGCCTGTTGAGAAATCTTACTGGGGTTTTGATCACAATTTTAACAAGTTGGAGCCTTTGACGATTCAGGCCGCGGAGTCGGGGACGCGGTTGGTTGTGTGGTCAGAGGCGGCTTTGCCCGCGTATTTGAAGCGTGATGATGCATCGCACCAGGCGTATCAGGCGCAGGTGCAGGCGCTGGTCGATTCGCTGGGGATTTATCTGTATATGGGGGCGAATCGCTTCGAGGCCGCGGCGCGGGATCGCTATTACAATTCTTCTTTTTTGTTTGAGCCTGGTGGGGGCGATTTGCCGCATTACGACAAGGTGAAGGTGGTTCCGTTTGGAGAGCGGGCGCCTTTTCCCAAATTGCTCGGGTTTTTGCGCGATTTTCAATGGAGCGGCGGGGGGTATATCAGCGGCGATTTTGAGAGTGGGACTGCGCTTACGGTTTTTGAGGTGCCGGGTGGAAAGTTTTCAGGGATGATTTGTTTTGATTCGGTGTTTCCCTGGCTTGCGCGCGATATGATGGTTCGGGGTGCCGAGTTTTTGGTGGTGATTACGAATGATGGGTGGTACGGGCGCACGTCAGCACCTTATCAGCACGCGGATATTGCGACGTTCAGGGCTGTTGAGAACAGGCGTTGGGTGGTGCGCTGTGCCAATACGGGTGTGTCGATGTTTATCGATCCCTATGGGCGGCAAGAGCAAAAGACGGGTTTGTTTCACGAGGCTGTTGTGGCAGGGACTATTGCACCGAGCAATGAGCAGACGCTTTATATGCGGTTTGGCGATTTGTTTTCTCAGTTGTGCGGCGTGATCGCGTTGATGGGGTTGGCGGTGTCGGCTATTCGGCGACCGCGAGAGGTGGAGGAGGATGTTGCACCGCCTGAGGGTACGGTGCCGGCGATTATGCCAGACCGCGATGAAGAAGATCTGCCCGATGAAGGCAAGCCGATGCCTTTTCTCGATCATCTGGAGGAGTTGCGGTGGCGCATTTTGAAGGGGTTGGCCGCGATTATTATAGGCGCGGTTTTTTGCGGAATTTTTGTCAATGAGATTTTGGATGTGTTGATCCACCCTACCCGCGAACTGGAAGATAAAATGATATTGCAGACCTTAAGACCGATGGGCATGTTTATGGTCAAGTTGCAGATCGCGCTGGTGGGTGGGGGGATTCTGGCGCTGCCGTTTTTGATTTTTCAGATCTGGATGTTTGTCGCGCCCGGTCTGTTTGCCAGCGAGCGGCGATTTGTGACG
- the bioF gene encoding 8-amino-7-oxononanoate synthase, producing MLPDLNTELQALREQNLYRSVRSVETSQEPRIRIKGRELILFCSNNYLGLANHPVLKGAAIEALNTYGSSTVASALISGYMPPHADLESSMAQFLDTEAAIAFPTGYTANLGVIPALINRDDIIFSDQLNHRSIIDSCRLSRAQIAIYNHCDIAHLETQLKTSSAHRRRLIVTDGVFSMDGDIAPLPELVSLAEQHNAILMVDDAHATGVLGPNGRGTFEHYGLSPEAIDILMTSGSKALGASGGFICGSRDLIDLIRNRSAAYIYTTAMPPDACASTTAALDLIQRDTSLRQRLWHNTTTISQHLHTLGFDLAQSQTHIIPILVGDAQKTVEISEHLYNRGIYLYGIRPPTVPEGQSRLRLSVMATHTDDDIAQLLDAMTEVRHSFFGDHHVQPPRPHPNRPG from the coding sequence ATGTTACCCGACCTCAATACAGAACTCCAGGCATTGCGCGAACAAAACCTCTACCGCTCGGTGCGAAGTGTGGAAACCAGCCAGGAACCCCGCATCCGCATCAAAGGGCGGGAACTCATCCTCTTTTGCTCAAACAACTATCTGGGCCTCGCCAACCATCCCGTCCTCAAAGGTGCGGCCATCGAAGCGCTCAACACCTATGGAAGCAGCACCGTAGCATCGGCACTCATCTCGGGATACATGCCCCCCCACGCCGACCTCGAAAGCAGCATGGCACAATTCCTCGACACAGAAGCAGCCATCGCATTTCCCACGGGCTACACAGCCAACCTCGGCGTTATACCCGCCCTCATCAACCGCGACGACATCATTTTTAGCGACCAGTTAAATCACCGCAGCATCATTGATAGCTGTCGCCTCTCCCGCGCACAAATCGCCATCTACAACCACTGCGACATCGCCCACCTCGAAACCCAGCTCAAAACCTCGTCCGCCCATCGCCGTCGCCTCATCGTCACCGATGGCGTCTTCTCAATGGACGGAGACATCGCCCCACTGCCCGAACTCGTCTCCCTCGCCGAACAACACAACGCCATCCTCATGGTCGATGACGCCCACGCAACCGGCGTTCTCGGCCCTAATGGTCGCGGCACCTTCGAACACTACGGTCTCTCTCCCGAAGCCATCGACATCCTCATGACCTCCGGCAGCAAAGCCCTCGGCGCATCCGGCGGATTCATCTGTGGCAGCCGCGACCTCATCGACCTCATACGCAACCGCTCGGCAGCGTACATCTACACCACCGCAATGCCGCCCGACGCATGTGCATCCACCACCGCGGCACTCGACCTCATCCAGCGCGATACCAGCTTGCGCCAGCGCCTGTGGCACAACACAACAACCATCAGCCAGCATCTTCACACCCTCGGATTCGACCTCGCCCAATCCCAAACCCACATCATACCCATACTCGTTGGCGACGCCCAGAAAACCGTTGAAATATCCGAACACCTCTACAACCGCGGCATCTACCTCTACGGCATACGACCCCCCACCGTACCCGAGGGCCAAAGCCGTCTGCGCCTCTCCGTCATGGCAACCCATACCGACGACGACATCGCACAATTATTAGACGCCATGACCGAAGTCCGACACAGTTTTTTTGGAGACCACCATGTCCAACCCCCTCGACCACATCCGAATCGTCCTGGTTGA
- a CDS encoding RNA methyltransferase, with product MSNPLDHIRIVLVEPKEPGNIGAVARAMKNTGLSHLYLVNPPDHTSGEARAMAHGSGDILYGATVVSSLPEALADVSLAVGTSHRKRREFDIVHPPQIATDKLLSLPENHKGAIVFGREENGLTNNEIQLCQLISRIPSAVRYPSLNLSQATLIYGYELFRATHSETPYKPSELDLATHRELESMYDHIQNALDKLGFVSRHRPQTFIRSIRRIFSRIDMEHRDVATIHRVFRQVDRFIARHGLNPIPPPDKKTE from the coding sequence ATGTCCAACCCCCTCGACCACATCCGAATCGTCCTGGTTGAACCCAAAGAACCCGGCAACATCGGCGCCGTGGCTCGCGCGATGAAAAACACGGGCTTATCGCACCTCTACCTCGTCAATCCCCCCGATCACACCAGCGGCGAAGCCCGCGCAATGGCGCATGGATCGGGCGACATCCTCTACGGTGCTACCGTCGTATCCTCACTACCCGAAGCACTCGCAGACGTATCGCTTGCCGTGGGCACATCCCATCGCAAACGCCGCGAATTCGACATCGTACACCCACCTCAAATCGCGACAGACAAACTGTTATCCCTTCCCGAAAACCACAAAGGCGCCATCGTCTTTGGCCGGGAAGAAAACGGACTGACCAACAACGAAATCCAACTGTGCCAGCTAATCTCCCGTATTCCTTCAGCCGTGCGCTACCCTTCCCTCAACCTGTCGCAAGCCACCCTCATCTATGGCTACGAACTCTTTCGCGCAACCCATTCCGAAACCCCCTACAAACCATCGGAACTCGATCTGGCTACGCACCGCGAACTCGAATCCATGTACGACCACATCCAAAACGCACTCGACAAACTCGGCTTTGTCTCGCGGCACCGACCCCAGACCTTCATCCGATCCATCCGCCGAATCTTCAGCCGCATCGACATGGAACACCGCGACGTGGCGACCATACACCGCGTCTTCCGCCAGGTCGATCGCTTCATCGCGCGGCACGGCCTCAACCCCATCCCACCGCCCGATAAAAAAACAGAGTAA
- the pdxA gene encoding 4-hydroxythreonine-4-phosphate dehydrogenase PdxA has protein sequence MTERPVIGVTVGDPAGIGPEVVIKALSEPALYNKVKPLVFADRSVLDQTVKMLCVDMDLHAVNNPRNGHYEAGCIDFIDVGSLSEPIAYGQISAEGGRAGYQYLDRAIDAALSGTVAGLSTAPLNKESLQAAKLPYIDHTAMLNARAALRVPMTLFLVKNLKIFFLTRHISFREIPDAITKAGILEALPLCDLYLRQLGTETPTIAVASLNPHGGEQGLFGREEIEVISPAVKEAQKRGWRVQGPIPADSVFHLALEGRYDGVLSLYHDQGHIASKTLDFHGTVSLTMGLNFLRTSVDHGTAFDIAGQGIASERGMVEAIRAAGQYAVPVRERLKMSL, from the coding sequence TTGACAGAACGCCCGGTGATTGGCGTAACCGTGGGCGACCCGGCGGGAATTGGACCAGAGGTCGTGATCAAGGCACTGAGTGAACCCGCGCTTTACAACAAAGTAAAACCACTGGTCTTTGCCGACCGATCGGTTTTGGATCAGACGGTAAAAATGCTGTGTGTGGATATGGACTTACACGCCGTAAACAATCCGCGCAACGGGCATTATGAAGCCGGGTGTATCGACTTTATTGACGTTGGGAGTCTGTCTGAGCCGATTGCCTATGGTCAGATCTCTGCCGAAGGCGGTCGGGCGGGATATCAATATCTGGACCGAGCAATTGACGCGGCTCTATCAGGTACCGTAGCTGGCTTATCCACAGCGCCACTGAACAAAGAATCGCTGCAGGCTGCAAAGCTACCTTATATCGACCACACAGCGATGCTCAATGCCCGAGCGGCGTTGCGAGTGCCGATGACGCTGTTTCTGGTAAAAAATTTGAAAATCTTCTTTCTCACCCGACACATTTCCTTTCGGGAAATTCCAGACGCCATTACAAAAGCGGGAATTCTGGAAGCACTGCCCCTGTGCGACCTGTATTTGCGGCAACTGGGAACCGAAACACCGACCATAGCTGTGGCCAGCTTAAACCCTCACGGCGGCGAGCAGGGTCTGTTCGGACGAGAGGAAATCGAAGTAATCAGCCCCGCTGTAAAAGAAGCGCAAAAACGCGGATGGCGGGTACAGGGACCAATACCAGCGGACTCGGTATTTCATCTGGCACTGGAAGGGCGTTACGATGGGGTATTGTCGCTTTACCACGACCAGGGACATATAGCATCCAAAACCCTGGATTTCCACGGAACAGTAAGCCTGACAATGGGTCTAAATTTTCTGCGCACATCAGTAGATCATGGAACAGCCTTTGACATCGCCGGACAGGGGATAGCGTCAGAACGGGGCATGGTAGAAGCAATTCGCGCAGCCGGACAATACGCGGTGCCGGTACGCGAGCGATTGAAAATGAGTTTATAA
- a CDS encoding xanthine dehydrogenase family protein molybdopterin-binding subunit, which translates to MAIKKEDYLGIENYKVVGTRPIRHDGTDKVTGRAVYGPDFHLTGSLYGKTLRSPHGHARIKSIDTSKAEALPGVKAIVLGKDLVQNYEDKVSDLGEGSVDLRFLIANVLAGDKVLYDGHAIAAVAATSAHIAEEALNLIDVEYEILEPVLEVRHAMEDDAPLLHDDLKMKSLGEETDQASNIANHFQHKQGDIEKGFEEADVVIEREFATGTVHQGYIEPHNVTAHWSENGKLTIWCSTQGPFEVRGQVADVLGLEVGDIRVIPQEIGGGFGGKFRVYEEPTAALLAQKTGKPVKMVMSRTEVLKATGPTPASYIKVKMGATRDGMLTAAQAYMAYEAGAYPGSAVGAGAGCIFSPYSIPNSLIDGYDVVVNKPQSSAYRAPGATNAAFASETVIDEICEQIGMDPLEFRLKNASKEGTRRADGPVFLRIGQEEVVKAAMAHPHYSAPLEGPNRGRGVAAGFWFNGGGTSTVVASVNPDGTVALVEGSPDIGGTRTSVAIQFAEVLNLPIEDIMPNVTDTDTIGQTDGTGGSRVTFATGWASYEAAQDVKRQMIERAATLWEISKDDIVFEDGSFRSKSDASKTMTFKELAGNVNRAGGPVVGRAAISGKQAGPAFALLIVDVEVDPDTGKVDILRATIVQDAGKAIYPGYVEGQMQGGVVQGIGWALNEEFVYNDQGVMVNASFLDYRMPTTLDLPMIETVIVEVPNPGHPYGVRGVGEVPIVPPPAAVANAIYRAVGIRLNELPMSPSRVLKALWEADGSHGQAAD; encoded by the coding sequence ATGGCGATCAAAAAAGAAGACTATTTGGGAATTGAAAATTACAAAGTAGTGGGCACGCGACCGATACGGCACGATGGAACGGATAAAGTAACGGGCCGCGCGGTATATGGTCCAGACTTTCATCTGACCGGATCGCTATACGGCAAAACACTGCGAAGCCCTCATGGGCATGCGCGGATCAAATCCATCGACACCAGCAAAGCCGAAGCACTACCCGGAGTAAAAGCCATCGTACTCGGAAAAGACCTCGTCCAAAATTACGAAGACAAAGTCTCCGACCTCGGAGAGGGATCGGTTGATCTGCGGTTTTTAATTGCCAATGTACTCGCCGGAGACAAAGTCCTCTACGACGGACACGCCATCGCAGCCGTAGCAGCCACCTCTGCACACATCGCAGAAGAGGCATTAAACCTGATCGACGTAGAATACGAAATACTCGAACCCGTACTCGAAGTCCGCCACGCAATGGAAGACGATGCACCGTTATTGCACGACGACTTAAAAATGAAATCCCTCGGCGAAGAAACGGACCAGGCGAGCAACATCGCAAACCACTTCCAGCACAAACAGGGAGATATAGAAAAGGGATTTGAAGAAGCCGACGTAGTAATAGAGCGGGAATTTGCGACCGGAACAGTACACCAGGGATACATCGAACCACACAACGTAACCGCGCACTGGAGCGAAAACGGAAAGCTCACAATATGGTGCAGCACACAGGGACCGTTTGAAGTGCGGGGCCAGGTCGCCGACGTACTCGGCCTCGAAGTGGGTGACATACGCGTAATCCCGCAGGAAATTGGGGGCGGATTTGGCGGAAAATTCCGCGTATATGAAGAACCAACCGCAGCTCTGCTGGCGCAAAAAACCGGAAAACCCGTAAAAATGGTCATGTCTCGCACAGAAGTATTAAAAGCCACCGGACCAACGCCCGCATCCTACATCAAAGTCAAAATGGGCGCAACGCGGGACGGCATGCTAACGGCGGCACAAGCCTACATGGCCTATGAAGCCGGAGCCTATCCCGGCTCTGCTGTAGGCGCTGGTGCGGGATGTATTTTCTCGCCCTACAGCATCCCAAACTCGCTCATCGACGGCTACGACGTCGTCGTAAACAAACCCCAATCATCCGCCTACCGCGCACCCGGCGCGACCAACGCGGCATTTGCATCTGAAACAGTAATAGACGAAATATGCGAACAGATCGGAATGGACCCGCTCGAATTCCGATTGAAAAACGCGTCCAAAGAAGGCACGCGACGGGCAGATGGACCGGTCTTCTTGCGCATTGGACAAGAAGAAGTCGTAAAAGCGGCCATGGCGCATCCACACTACAGCGCGCCCCTTGAAGGACCGAATCGGGGACGCGGCGTCGCCGCTGGATTCTGGTTCAACGGCGGAGGCACATCAACAGTAGTCGCCAGTGTAAACCCGGACGGCACAGTAGCACTCGTCGAAGGCTCCCCCGATATTGGAGGAACGCGCACCTCAGTCGCCATACAATTTGCCGAAGTCCTGAACCTTCCCATCGAAGACATCATGCCAAATGTCACAGATACTGACACCATCGGACAAACCGATGGAACGGGCGGAAGCCGCGTGACATTTGCAACCGGCTGGGCGAGCTATGAAGCCGCGCAAGACGTCAAGCGACAAATGATCGAACGCGCGGCGACATTATGGGAAATATCAAAAGACGACATCGTCTTTGAAGACGGATCGTTCCGCTCCAAATCGGACGCATCCAAAACAATGACATTCAAAGAACTCGCCGGTAATGTCAATCGCGCGGGTGGTCCCGTCGTAGGACGCGCTGCCATAAGCGGCAAGCAAGCCGGCCCGGCATTCGCCCTCTTAATCGTAGATGTCGAAGTAGATCCTGACACGGGCAAAGTAGATATCTTGCGAGCGACCATTGTTCAGGACGCTGGCAAAGCCATTTATCCCGGCTATGTAGAAGGGCAGATGCAGGGCGGCGTAGTACAGGGAATCGGATGGGCATTGAACGAGGAATTTGTGTACAACGACCAGGGGGTAATGGTCAACGCCTCTTTCCTGGATTATCGGATGCCTACAACACTCGACCTCCCCATGATAGAAACCGTCATCGTAGAAGTGCCCAACCCGGGCCATCCTTATGGCGTGCGGGGCGTGGGCGAAGTGCCCATTGTCCCACCCCCAGCCGCAGTTGCCAATGCAATTTACCGCGCTGTTGGCATACGGTTAAACGAACTGCCGATGTCGCCATCGCGAGTCCTGAAAGCACTATGGGAAGCAGATGGCAGCCATGGTCAGGCAGCGGACTGA
- a CDS encoding NADH-quinone oxidoreductase subunit A — protein sequence MDWFSQYGFLGALLLSGIVLGAIPVVLPLIISPRARGRKSRETYECGMDTIGSAWVRFDIAYYLFALIFVAFEVDVLYILPIAVIYDSGTYVWRDFIELTIFVGILFLAIIYAWSKGVLHWRSR from the coding sequence ATGGACTGGTTTTCCCAATACGGATTTCTCGGTGCCCTGCTCCTCTCGGGCATCGTTCTCGGTGCAATCCCCGTCGTACTGCCCTTAATCATATCCCCTCGCGCGCGCGGTCGCAAAAGCCGCGAGACCTACGAATGCGGCATGGACACAATCGGCAGCGCCTGGGTGCGCTTCGACATTGCCTATTATCTATTTGCACTCATCTTTGTCGCGTTTGAAGTCGATGTACTGTATATTCTACCCATCGCCGTAATCTACGATTCAGGCACCTACGTCTGGCGCGACTTCATCGAACTCACAATATTCGTCGGCATTCTTTTTCTCGCCATCATCTACGCCTGGAGCAAAGGCGTTTTGCATTGGAGAAGTCGATAA
- a CDS encoding NADH-quinone oxidoreductase subunit B — MAQIELPLVKSDPKNIEELREEVGPLVHMDLLENLLNHARSRSLWPLTFGLACCAIEMMAAGASRFDLDRIGAGVFRPSARQADVMILAGTISRKMAPAIKTLWDQMPSPKWSIAMGGCTIDGGPFKYPGQYAIVEGADKIVPVDVYVPGCPPRPEALFAALFKLEEKIRAGKKFNK, encoded by the coding sequence ATGGCACAAATAGAACTCCCTCTCGTGAAAAGCGATCCCAAAAACATTGAAGAACTGCGCGAAGAGGTCGGTCCCCTGGTACACATGGACCTGCTGGAAAACCTGCTCAATCACGCCCGGTCTCGATCCCTGTGGCCCCTCACATTTGGCCTGGCCTGTTGCGCCATCGAAATGATGGCCGCAGGCGCGTCGCGCTTTGACCTCGACCGCATTGGCGCGGGTGTCTTTCGCCCGAGTGCGCGACAAGCCGATGTCATGATTCTCGCAGGCACAATCTCCCGCAAAATGGCACCAGCCATCAAAACGCTCTGGGATCAGATGCCCTCGCCAAAATGGTCCATAGCCATGGGGGGTTGTACCATTGATGGCGGTCCCTTTAAGTATCCCGGACAATATGCCATTGTCGAAGGCGCAGACAAAATTGTGCCAGTTGATGTGTACGTACCGGGTTGCCCCCCGCGTCCCGAAGCGCTCTTTGCGGCACTGTTCAAACTCGAAGAAAAAATCCGAGCCGGAAAGAAATTCAATAAATGA
- a CDS encoding NADH-quinone oxidoreductase subunit C has protein sequence MIADKLSLLVLDATEVEYNARGFHVQHTASADTLPQIADAFLSENFHLEMITCQDRRENDNTFRLIYQFNQYGIPQRHIIHADIAPDTAAPSIATTFPAADWYEREIFDMYGVSFEGHPDLKRILMEEDYFGHPLLKDFVDPPNPYRSEDDAS, from the coding sequence ATGATCGCCGACAAACTCTCTTTGCTCGTACTCGACGCGACCGAGGTCGAATACAATGCGCGTGGCTTTCATGTACAACACACCGCTTCAGCCGACACGCTCCCTCAGATCGCAGATGCCTTCCTGTCCGAAAATTTTCACCTCGAAATGATAACCTGTCAGGATCGACGTGAAAACGACAATACTTTTCGTCTGATTTACCAGTTTAACCAATACGGCATTCCCCAACGGCATATCATCCACGCCGACATAGCACCCGATACAGCCGCACCCAGTATTGCCACAACCTTTCCCGCCGCCGACTGGTACGAACGCGAAATTTTCGACATGTATGGCGTCAGCTTTGAAGGCCATCCCGATTTGAAACGCATCTTAATGGAAGAAGACTATTTTGGTCATCCCCTGCTCAAAGACTTCGTCGATCCCCCCAATCCCTATCGCAGCGAGGACGACGCGTCATGA
- a CDS encoding NADH-quinone oxidoreductase subunit D, whose product MNRFEVEQDPKSRDTYYLNMGPQHPSTHGVMRIKLHLDGERIISAEPIIGYGHRAHEKMAENRDYIQFLPNPSRVDYLGGMIYNIGYCQAVERAMDIEVPERAEYIRIICNELNRISSHLLWLGTFLMDLGAFTPFLYAFDDREKILDILDRITGSRLTYCYARFGGVILDIDDIFLDNVSNFCTYFVERLKEYERLVIGNVIFRERTIGVGIFAPDLVQKYAITGPCLRAMGHEHDVRKDEPYGIYDRFDFDVPTQTEGDCFARTLVRVEEMRQSIRIIEQAVSDTPDGLFLATRVPRRIRPPEGDYYFCVESPRGNFGMYIASDGSDIPFRLKLRTPSFSHISTMPAVMAGTMLADAVAILGSIDIVVPEIDR is encoded by the coding sequence ATGAATCGATTTGAGGTCGAACAAGATCCAAAAAGTCGAGATACCTATTATCTCAACATGGGGCCTCAACATCCCTCTACACACGGCGTCATGCGGATCAAATTACATCTGGATGGCGAACGGATAATTTCAGCAGAACCCATCATCGGATATGGGCATCGCGCACACGAAAAAATGGCCGAAAACCGCGACTACATCCAGTTTTTGCCCAACCCCAGTCGCGTAGATTACCTCGGCGGCATGATCTACAACATAGGCTACTGCCAGGCCGTAGAGCGCGCGATGGACATCGAAGTGCCAGAACGCGCCGAATACATTCGCATCATCTGCAATGAACTCAACCGCATCTCCAGCCACCTGCTCTGGCTGGGCACCTTCTTGATGGACCTGGGTGCATTTACCCCATTTCTCTACGCCTTTGACGACCGCGAAAAAATCCTCGACATCCTGGACCGCATCACCGGATCGCGCCTCACCTATTGTTACGCGCGATTTGGCGGCGTCATTCTCGACATCGACGATATATTCCTCGACAACGTCTCCAACTTTTGCACCTACTTTGTCGAACGCTTAAAAGAATACGAAAGACTCGTCATCGGCAACGTCATCTTCCGCGAACGCACCATCGGCGTCGGCATCTTCGCGCCCGACCTCGTTCAAAAATACGCCATAACAGGTCCCTGCCTGCGCGCCATGGGCCACGAACACGATGTCCGCAAAGACGAACCTTACGGCATCTACGACCGCTTTGACTTTGACGTACCCACACAAACAGAAGGCGACTGCTTTGCCCGCACACTCGTTCGCGTGGAAGAAATGCGCCAGAGCATTCGCATCATCGAACAAGCCGTAAGCGACACGCCCGACGGTCTCTTTCTCGCAACCCGGGTGCCCAGACGCATCCGCCCGCCCGAAGGCGACTATTACTTCTGTGTTGAATCACCCCGTGGCAACTTTGGCATGTACATCGCAAGCGACGGCAGCGACATTCCCTTTCGCCTCAAATTGCGAACCCCATCGTTCTCACACATCTCGACCATGCCCGCCGTCATGGCCGGCACCATGCTCGCAGATGCCGTGGCAATCCTCGGTAGCATCGACATTGTCGTTCCCGAAATAGACAGATAA
- the nuoH gene encoding NADH-quinone oxidoreductase subunit NuoH, which produces MKTDVIQLFENPYLALGVTIAVIMAYLSVNAIMLIWLERKLSARIQRRIGPQRGPFGLMQQIFDMGKLLSKELLTPEHANKLLYVIAPILVFAPVVALSSLFPITSTYIFHDFNIAIVLILAISGINVIGIFLAGWGSNNKYALLGAVRSVAQNISYEIPLILSVIPIVMITRTMSLYDITLAQETYPFILVQPIALIIFIISATAETNRAPFDIPEAESELVAGFHTEYSGMRFGLFFFAEYSNMIFACALATVLFLGGWRGPLLPDAVWFFIKVYALIVLMMWFRWTFPRLRFDQLMKFAWVVLVPLSLINLLITTLILKIV; this is translated from the coding sequence ATGAAAACAGACGTCATCCAACTCTTTGAAAACCCCTATCTCGCGCTCGGTGTAACCATTGCCGTCATCATGGCCTATTTGAGCGTCAACGCCATCATGTTGATCTGGCTCGAACGCAAACTCAGCGCGCGCATACAGCGCCGCATTGGCCCGCAACGCGGACCCTTTGGCCTGATGCAGCAAATTTTTGACATGGGCAAATTGCTCAGCAAAGAACTCCTCACACCCGAACACGCCAACAAACTGCTCTATGTCATTGCGCCCATCCTGGTCTTTGCACCCGTGGTCGCCCTCTCGTCCCTCTTTCCCATAACGAGCACCTACATATTCCACGACTTCAACATCGCCATTGTCCTGATCCTCGCCATCAGCGGCATCAACGTAATCGGCATATTCTTAGCAGGCTGGGGATCCAATAACAAATACGCCCTGCTCGGTGCCGTGCGCTCAGTCGCGCAAAATATCTCCTACGAAATCCCCCTCATCCTATCGGTCATCCCCATCGTCATGATAACCCGCACCATGTCGCTCTACGACATCACCCTCGCACAGGAAACCTATCCCTTTATACTGGTACAGCCCATTGCCCTGATCATCTTTATCATATCAGCCACAGCCGAAACCAATCGCGCCCCCTTCGACATCCCCGAAGCGGAATCCGAACTCGTCGCCGGATTCCACACCGAATATTCCGGCATGCGCTTTGGGCTATTCTTCTTTGCCGAATACTCCAACATGATCTTTGCATGCGCATTGGCAACCGTGCTCTTCCTGGGGGGATGGCGCGGGCCTCTCTTGCCAGACGCCGTATGGTTCTTCATCAAAGTCTATGCACTCATCGTCCTCATGATGTGGTTCCGCTGGACTTTTCCACGGCTCCGTTTTGACCAACTCATGAAATTCGCCTGGGTGGTACTCGTCCCCCTCTCGCTGATCAACCTGCTAATCACAACACTCATCTTGAAAATCGTATAG